Within Pseudomonas paeninsulae, the genomic segment CGGACTGCCGCCCTGGTGCTCCAGCGTCTGGCCCAGCGAGATGATCGCCGGCATGAAGAAACTGGTGCCCAGCAGTTTGTCGAACAGCATCATCACCGCGCTGACTAACAACGCCGGGAAGGCCAGCAAGGCCAGGATCGAGGCCATGAAGATGCCCCAGACCGTGAGCGGCATACGCATCAGGGTCATGCCATGGGTGCGCGCCTGCAGCACCGTGGTCACGTAGTTCAAACCGCCCATGGTGGCGGCAACGATGAAAATCGCCAGGGACACCAACATCAATACGATGCCCCATTCGGTGCCCGGGGTGCCCTGGGTGATTGACTGCGGTGGGTAGAGCGTCCAGCCCGCGCCAGTGGGGCCGCCGGGGGCGAAGAAACTGGCGAGCAGGACCACTACCGAGAGCAGGTAGAACCAGTAGCTGAGCATGTTGACGTAGGGGAAGACCATGTCCCGGGCCCCGACCATCAGCGGGATCAGGTAGTTGCCGAAGCCGCCGAGGAACAGGGCGGTGAGCAGGTAGATGACCATGATCATGCCGTGCATGGTCATCGCCTGGTAATAGGCGCTGGCGTCCATGAATTCGATGCTGCCGGGGAAGCCCAGCTGCATGCGCATCAGGCCGGACAACACCAGGGCGATCAGGCCGACGAAGATAGCCGTCAAGGAATATTGAATGGCTATGACCTTGTGGTCCTGACTCCAGATATAACGGGTCAGAAAGCTCTTGGGTTCATGTAGCTCTTCTGTTTCCACCTGTTCCGCATAGGCCATCACGTCATCCTCCGGGTGAGGGTTGAGTGGATGTTGGCGGTTGGCCGGCTGTCGGACTTGACCATCCACCGTCGCGAGGGAAAGTCCGACAGCCGGCTAGGGCACTGCTTCCGCTGTGCCGTCAGTTTTTCCGGCGATGGACTTGATGAACGCGATCAAGGCGTCCAGCTCGTCATCCGTCAGGTCGATAGTCGGCATGACCGGGGCAAAGCCCTTGGCGATCACCGCAGCGGGATCGCGAATGGATGCCTGCAGATAGGCCTCGTCGACCACCACCGACGTGCCGTCGACCAGGCTCTGCGTCTTGCCGTACAGACCCTGCCAGGTCGGCCCGACGCCCAGCTTGCCATCGACGCTGTGGCAGACCAGGCAACCGTGGGTCTCGGCCAGGCGTTGGCCCTGCAGCGCCAGGTCGACGTCGGCCGCCGGGGGTTCATCTGGCGGCGCGCCACTCAATGATTTGATCAGGGCGAGCAGCGCATCCAATTCATCTTGGTTGAAAGTGTAGGCCACCATGACCGGCGGGTAGCCCTGGACCAGTTTGGCTTTGGGGGCGGAGATCGACTCGATCAGGTAAGCCTCATCGACATGCACGCTGCTGCCGTCGGCCAGCAACTCGGTGCGCCCGTACAGACCCTTCCAGCCGGGGCCGAGACTGGCGCTGCCATCCAGGCTATGGCAGGCCAGGCAGCCATGGTTTTGCACCAACTGGCGGCCTGTCTCCAGCAGCGTTTCCCGGCTGGGTTTGGCGGCGGTACGCAGGGTCTGGGCAAAGGTCGGCTGGCTGCTCAGCCACAGGTCGAAGGCCGCGGGTTCCTCGATGATCATATGGCCGCGCATATTGTAATGGGCCAGGCCGCAGTACTCGGCGCACAGCACTTCATAGGTGCCGAGTTTGGTCGGGGTGAACCAGAAGTGGGAGACCATGCCGGGGACCATGTCCATCTTGCTGCGGATCTGTGGAACATAGAAATTGTGCAACACGTCCTTGGAACGCAGCAGTACTTTCACCGGTTGATCGAGTGGCAGGCGCACCTCATTGTTGCGGATCAGCACATCGTCCTGGCCGAGAGGATCATTGGGGTCGAGGCCGAAAGGGTTGGCGCTGTTGATCCATTTGATCCCCGACTTGCCCAGCTTGCCGTCCTGGCCCGGGAAGCGATAAGACCACTGCCACTGCTGGGCGACCACTTCCAGTTCGTGAGCGTCTTGCGGAACCCGGACGAAGTCGTGGTAAACCACCAGGCCTGGCGCCAGCAGGCCGATGATGCCGACGCTGGTAACGCCGATTAGCCACCATTCCAGCTTCTTGTTTTCGGGCTGATAGGCCGCTCTGCGCCCTTCTTTATGGCGGTAGCGAACGATCGCAAGCGCCATGAACAGGGTGACGGCGATGAAGAATATGCCGGTGATGAGCAGGGTGATAAACAGTGCGGCGTCTATCGAACCCCAGTTGGAGGCTGCCGCCGTTGCCTGCCAAGGGCTCAGTACATGGAACAGTACCGATGCCACAACGATTAGCACCAAGACAATTGCAAATACCATGTGTTTTGCATCCTGTTCCTGTCGCGCACTGGCTACACAAACATCCTGGCAAACAGCAAGGTCGAATAAATTCGGCCAGCAATTCTTCCCGCGTCGCGCCTGGCCCTGTTAGCAGGCCGGCGGGAAGTGCTGGGGGAAGTATAGGGGAGGAAAAGTCGCGCTGCCCAAGTCGGTAGCAGGTGTGCCTGGCGAGGGTCGTCGGTCGGGTGGATTGGCCCTCTGCCGGCGCAGCACCTATAAGTTAAGGCGTAATTCCGACTCGGCAGTGCGATCGACTGTGTCGCGGAGGGCCAAGACGATGTCCGCCAATCCCTTGCTCGAGATGATCGGCAACACCCCGGTCTTGCCGCTCACCCACCTCGACACGGGCCCGTGTCAGCTGTTCGTCAAGCTGGAAAACCAGAACCCCGGCGGCTCGATCAAGGACCGCATCGCCCTGAGCATGATCGAGGCCGCGGAACTCAGCGGCCAGTTGCAGCTGGGCGGCACCATTATCGAAGCCACCGCCGGTAACACCGGCCTGGGTCTGGCCTTGGTTGCCGCGCAGAAGGGCTACCACATGCTGCTGGTGGTGCCGGACAAGATGAGTCGCGAGAAAATCTTCCACCTCAAGGCGCTCGGCGCCGAGGTGCGCCTGACCCGCTCCGATGTCGCCAAGGGCCATCCCGAGTACTACCAGGATCTGGCGCGCAGCATCGCCGCGCACATGCCGGGCGCCTTCTACATCGACCAGTTCAACAACCCGGCCAACGCCTGGGCGCATGAGAGCGGCACCGGCCCGGAAATCTGGCGGCAGATGGAACAGCGCGTCGATGCGGTGGTGGTCGGCGTGGGTTCGGGCGGTACCTTGGGCGGCTTGACCCATTTCTTTCAAAAGGTGGCGCCGCAGGTCGAGATGGTCCTGGCCGATCCCGAGGGCTCGGTGCTGGCCGACTTCGTCGAGTCCGGCCACTTCGGCGAGGCCGGCAGCTGGCTGGTGGAGGGCATCGGCGAGGACTTCGTCCCGGCCATCGCCGACTTCGCCCTGGTCAAGCGCGCCTACCGCATCAGCGACGCCGAGAGCCTGCACACCGCGCGCCTACTGCTGCAGCAGGAAGGCGTGCTGGCCGGCTCCTCCTCCGGCACCCTGCTGGCCGCGGCCTTACGCTACTGCCGCGAGCAGACCACGGCCAAGCGGGTGCTGACCTTCGTCTGCGACAGCGGCAACAAGTACCTGTCGAAGATGTTCAACGACTACTGGATGCTCGACCAGGGCCTGATCGAGCGGCCCAAACAGGGCAACCTGCGCGACCTGATCGTCCGCCGTTACGAGGAAGGCAGCACCGTCACCTGCAAGCCCGACGAAACCCTGGCGGCGGTCTACGCGCGCATGCGCTTCCACGACATCGACCAGGTACCGGTGATGGACTGCGACCGCGTGGTCGGCCTGATTGACGAGTGGGACCTGCTGCGGGCGGTGAAGGACGCGCCGACGCATTTCCAGCTGCCGGTGCGCGAGGCGATGGTCAGCAAGCTGCAGACCCTCGACCCGGACGTGTCGCTGGAGCGCCTGCTGCAGACCTTCGACGAGGGCCATGTGGCGCTGATCGTCGAGCAGGGCCGTTTTCTCGGTTTGATCACCAAGAGCGATGTACTCAACCTCTGGCGCCGCACCCTGCGTTAGGACTCGCCGTTATCAAACGCTGTGGACGCCATCCTGTAGAAGCCAGCTTGCTGGCGATTCTCGGCGATTGTGAATGGATCGCCAGCAAGCTGGCTCCTACACACGGATCGTAGGATGGGTTGAGCGCAGCGATACCCATGGGACTTGACCCGAACCTTTCGCCGCCACCCGTCAGGAACAGATTCAGGAGTGACCATGAGCGAATTCGAAACCCTCACCGTGCACGCCGGTTACGAGCCGGACTGGACCGGCGCGGTGATGCCGCCGATCTACGCCACCTCGACCTTCCGCCAGCAGTCGCCGGGGGTGCACGCCGGCTACGAATACGGGCGCAGCCAGAACCCCACGCGCCAGGCGCTGGAACGGGCGATTGCCGAGCTGGAGGGTGGCGCCCACGGCTATGCCTTTGCATCCGGACTGGCGGCCTGCGCCACGGTGCTGGAACTGCTCCCGGCGAACAGTCACATAGTCGCGGTGGACGACCTTTATGGCGGCACTTATCGCCTGTTTGAGCGGGTGCGCAAGCCCAGTGCCGGCCTGCAGGTCAGCTACGTACCGGCGGACGCCGACGCCGCCACCCTGGCCGCCGCGCTCAGGCCAGAAACGCAGATGATCTGGGTCGAGACGCCGACCAACCCCACCCTGAAACTCTGCGACTTGGCCCAGGTCGGCAAGTTGGGTCGCGCCCGCGGCATCCTCACGGTGGCCGACAACACCTTCGCCTCGCCCTATCTGCAACGGCCGCTCGAATACGGTTTCGATATAGTCGTGCACTCGGCGACCAAGTACCTCAACGGCCATTCCGATGTAATCGCCGGGTTGGTGGCTATCGCAGATCGCGCGGAACTGGCCGAGCAACTGGCCTTCCTGCAGAACTCGGTGGGCAGCATCCTCGATCCGTTTTCCAGCTTCCTCTGCCTGCGCGGCATGCGCACCCTGGCGCTGCGCCTGCAACGCCACGTCGCCAACGCCACTGAGCTGGCCGTCTGGCTGGAGCAGCAGCCACAGGTGACGTCGGTGCTCTACCCTGGCCTGAGCAGCCATCCCCAGCACGAACTGGCGGTGCGGCAGATGCGTGGCAGCGGCGGCCTGATCAGCCTGTACCTGGCCGGCGATGGTGAAGGCACCCGGCGTTTTCTCGAAGCCACCCGGCTGTTCACCCTGGCGGAAAGCCTGGGCGGGGTGGAAAGCCTGATCAGCCAACCGGCGAAAATGACCCACGCCTCGATTCCCGCAGAGCGCCGCGCGCAGCTTGGCATCAGCGATAACCTGGTGCGCCTGTCGGTGGGTATTGAACATGTCGAGGACCTGCGCCGCGATCTGCAACAAGCTTTGAGCGCGATCGCGGGTTAAGCAAAGCCGGTTAGCCCGTATTACCGCATCCACTGTGCCGCCCGGCGGTTACTCGAGCCAATTGACGGCGGGAAACAGCACGCTGAACGACTCGGGCATCGCCACTACCTGGCCTGCTCTGTAGTCGAAGAATACAAAGCCGGACTTGGCCATCGCCACCAGGCCGCCATCTGCCGGGCGGGTGATACGGAAGGTGATATCGCCGCCGTATTTGTTGAAATCCATCACGCCGACCTCGAACAGCAATTGATCGCGCGCGTGAGCTTCCGTGCGGTAGGTGGTGGCGAGGTCAGTGACGATTATGCCGGTGCCATCTGCGTGGGTTTCGTGAATACCGAATTCGAACAAGAAACGCGCCCGTGCCTCTGAAATCATCGAGATCATCGAGTCGTTGCCCAGGTGGTTGGCCGCATTGATGTCGGTCACGCGGACGGTCAGGTGGGTGCTGTAGCAGAATTGGTTTTCCGGGAACTCGAGTTGAAGGCGGGCCATGGGCAGGTCTCGTGCAGGCGGGATAGGGCGGCGCGATTGTACGTGGGCTTGTGCCGATTTTGCATGATTTGCCCGGTGAATGACGCGCCGCCGGCAGTCAGGCCGCCCGTGGCCGCAGATCAGCGATGCAGGCTATTCAAGTGGTAGAAGGTTACCCGGCCGCCCTCATTGGCCGGACCATAGTTGTCCTGAATGTAGGCACCAGCCTTGAAGTACAACTGTTGCACGCTCCAGTAGCCGCTCAGTTGCTGATACAGCGAGCCATGGTCACCATCGCTGCTCTGTACGCTGACGCCGAGCTTGCCGCTCGGCGTGATGCGCAGATCGTAGCTGAAACGCTCGTTGAGCTGGATGTTCTCGGCCAGCAGGATGTTCTGTACCTCGGAATCACCGGGGCGGTTGCGCAGCAACAATTCGAGACGGCCAACGCCGCGCAGGTAGTGGTATTGCAGCTTGAGCAGTGGGTCATTGTCGCTGCCGGGTTCGTCCGTGCTGTGGATCTGGCCGATGACGACCTTGTTCTTACTCGGCACCTGATTGACCGACACAACTGCACTGAGGTAGCTGTCGGAACTGGCGTGGTACCAGTTGCTCAGGATGCCGTCGGCCTGGGTTTCACGCAGCTCGCTGCGCGGGTAGCGGGCGTCAGCGGTATGCGAGCCATCAACCGGTACCCAGAACGTGACGCTGCCGTCGTCGTTGTGGCGAAAATATTGGCTGTCATAACCGTTGTTCAAGCGCCCGGTTTCGATGGTAGTGGGGGATGGGTCGGTGGGAATCGAGAGATTCCAGGTGGTGAGATCAAGCACGACTGATCCTTAATGGTCTTGAAAAACTACGAATGGTCTCGGTTCGGTAGCCGCAAGCACAGTAAGTTCAATTGGATCGGGAATTGCTCAACCAGACTGTCGGGGATTGATCGGGCCTGTGAGGCTGGCTTAGCAGGATTTATCGACAGTTAGTGGCGGCGTCGTTTGGCCTGGATACAGGCAAGAACGCTGCAACCCGCACCCTGGTGCGTGGGTTGCAGCGGGGTCACAGGGGCACCGCTCAAGCAGCCGGGCGCTGTTGCTTCTGGTAGAGGAATTCGAGCACCGCGGCGCGGTATTCGTGATAGCGCGGGTCATGGGCCAAGGCAATGCGGTCGCGCGGACGCGGCAGTGCTACGTGGAGGATCTCGCCGACACTGGCCGCCGGGCCGTTGCTCATCATGACGATACGGTCGGACAGCAGCACGGCCTCGTCGACATCGTGGGTGATCATGATCACCGTATTGCCGAGGTCCGCGTGGATCTCCATCAGCGAGTCCTGCAGATGGGCGCGGGTCAGGGCATCCAGGGCGCCGAAGGGTTCATCCATCAATAGCACCTTGGGCTGCATGGCCAGTGCGCGGGCGATGCCGATGCGCTGCTTCATGCCGCCGGAAATCTCACTGGGGCGTTTGTCGCGCGCGTGGTTCATGTGCACCAGTTCGAGGTTGTGCTCAATCCATTCACGCATGTCACTGCGCGACTTCTTGCCCTGGAACACCTGGCGCACGGCCAGTTCGATGTTCTGGTAGCAGCTCAGCCAGGGCAGCAGGCTGTGGTTCTGGAACACCACCGCACGCTCCGGGCCTGGCGAGTTGACCTCGCGGCTGTCGAGGATCACCCCGCCGGTGCTGGCCTGGTAGAGGCCGGCGACGATATTCAGCACGGTCGATTTGCCGCAGCCGGAATGGCCGATCAAGGACACGAACTCGCCCTTGTCGATTTTCAGATTGACGTTCTGCAGGGCGCAGTACAGGCCCTTGTCGGTGGGGAAGCTGATGCCGACGCCGGTCAGTTCAAGGTGTGGATGGTTCATGGTGAGCTCCTGAAAGTGGCGATTAGCGCAGGTCGGCGTTCTTGTCCCAGCTCACGTAGCGCTGGAGCATGAGCATGAGACGGTCGAGGGCGAAGCCGAGCAGGCCGATGACCACCACCGCGACCATGATTCGGCCCAGCGAGTTGGAGCTGCCGTTTTGGAACTCGTCCCAGATGAATTTGCCCAGACCTGGGTTCTGCGCCAGCATTTCAGCGGCGATCAGCACCATCCAACCGGTGGCCAGGGACAAGCGCAGGCCGGTGAAGATCATCGGGATCGCGGCCGGCAGGACGATGCGGCGGACATGGCTGAGGGGTGACAGGCTGAGCACACGGCTGACGTTTTGCAGGTCCTTGTCCAGATTGGCCACCCCCACGGTGGTGTTGATCACGGTCGGCCACAGGCAGCACAGCGCCACGGTCACCGCCGAAGTGACGAAGGATTTGGCAAACAGTGGGTCGCTGCTGGTGTAGACGGCGCTGACCACCATGGTCACCAGCGGTAGCCAGGCCAGCGGTGACACCGGTTTGAAGATCTGGATCAGCGGGTTGATCGCGTTGTAGATCGGCTTGCTCAGGCCGCAGACAATTCCCAGCGGGATGGCGATCAGCGAGGCGATGAGAAAACCGGTCATCACCGTGTACAGGCTGGTGAAGATCTGTTTGAAGAACGTCGGCTTGCCGGTGTAAGGGCGAATGCTGACATTCGCGTCAGGGTCCTTGGCCAGCTTCTCGGCGTTGCGTACGTCCTGACGCTCGAAGAAGGCATCGGCGCGCCTCTGTTCGCGCAGGTGTTCATCGATCAGCGTGCCGAACTGGCTGGCCACCTGGGTTGGCCCAGGGAATTTACCCAGGCTGGTATCAATGCTGCCGGCAACCATCTGCCAGAACAGCAGAAAGGCGAGGATGCCGAACATGGGCATCAGTACGCTGGGTAACCAGCGTTTGATCGCCAGTCTGCGCGCGGATTTCAGGGTGTCTTGAATGGGCTGGGCGACGGCGGGGTTGCTCATCGTCTTGTCCTCGGAGCAGAGGGGGGCCGGCGTGTCCGGCCCCCAGGGCAATTGCTGCGTTACAGAACTGAGTCGGGTTTCAGACCAATCTTGAACTGGTTGATGTACTCGTTCGGTTTGCGCCCGTCGTAGGTCAGGCCATCGATGAATTCGCTGGTGGGGGGCCGGAAACCTTCTTCGCCGGCCGCGGGGAAGTCTGCGGCCTTGGCTTTGCCTTCCGCGATCAGCTCATTGGCGGCACTGCGGTAGACCGCCGGCAGGTAGACCTGTTTGGCGATATCGAAGTACCAACTATCCGGTTTGGCCTCGCCAACCTGGCCCCAGCGACGCATCTGAGTCAGGTACCAGATGGCGTCGGAGTAGTAGGGGTAGGTCGCGTTATAGCGAAAGAACACGTTGAAGTCCGGGACCTCGCGCTTGTCACCCTTCTCGTACTCGAAGGTGCCGGTCATCGAGTTGGCGATCACCTCGGCATCGGCGCCGACGTACTCAGGACGCGAGAGGATCTCCACGGCTTCCTGACGGTTGGCGTTGTTGTTTTCATCCAGCCACATGCCGGCGCGGATCAGCGCCTTGACCAGCCGCTTGTGGGTTTCCGGGTTGGCATCGGCCCAGGCTTTCGACACGCCGAGCACCTTCTCCGGGTTGTTCTTCCAGATTTCGTAGTCGGTGATCACCGGCACGCCGATGCCCTTGAATACGGCCGCCTGGTTCCAGGGTTCGCCCACGCTGTAGCCGTTGATAGTGCCGGCTTCGAGGGTGGCCGGCATTTGCGGCGGCGGGGTCACCGAGAGCAGAGCGTCGGCGTTGAGCGTGCCGGTGATATCGCCCTTGGCCGGTGCGTAATAGCCTGGGTTGATACCACCGGCGGCCAGCCAGTAGCGCAACTCATAGTTGTGGGTGGACACCGGGAACACCATGCCCAGGTTGAAGGGCTTGCCCTTGGCCTTGTACTGCTCGATCACCGGCAGCAGCGCGTCGGCCTTGATCGGATGTACCGGTTTGCCGTCTGCCATCGGCACATGCTTCTTCATTTCCTCCCAGACGGCGTTGGACATAGTGATGCCATTGCCATTGAGGTCCATGGAGAAGGCGGTGACGATGTCGGCCTTGGTGCCGAAGCCGATGGTGGCGCCCAGGGGTTGGCCGGCGAGCATGTGCGCGCCGTCCAGTTCGCCGGTGATCACCCGGTCCAGCAGGACTTTCCAGTTGGCCTGGGCTTCCAGGGTGACGTAGAGCCCCTCGTCCTCGAAGAAGCCTTTTTCGTAAGCAATGGCCAGTGGTGCCATGTCAGTCAGCTTGATGAAACCAAGCTTGAGTTCGTCCTTCTCCGGGTTGGCGGCGTGGGCGATCTGCATGCTCAGTGGCGTGAGCAGCATGACGGCGACGCAGCCCAGGCCAGTCAGGGTCTTTTTCATCAAGGAGCGGCGAGCGGTGGCCTTACGCATGGTGATTCCTCAGTTCTCGGAAACGAAAAAAAGACGTCAACGGACAACTCAGCCAGCTAGGGCAGGGTGCCTTTGACGTCTTTGTCTATTCGTCTCGATCACCGCCGTTGGCGATCCGAAGACGGGTGTTAGGTCTTGGGGAGATATCTGCAAAGGGCTTGCCAGGTTTGCTGCGGCGATGGGCAAGGCGGCTTGCCTGGCGCGGTTTCGGCACCTCGACTGGTTCTAGAATAGTTATGTATAAGCTATATATATCAGCTAGATAGGATTGTTAATTAATGCTTAATATATGTAGAGTTCCCAGCCTTCGCTGAAGCCGAAACGCTTAAGCGGTCGGCCTGTTTGCAGGATTTTGAGCCAATGGCGGGCGCGCTGAAGGAGCAATGAGCGCTTTTGGTTCGTTTTTCACGCGCACAGGAAGAGCGTCAACGTTCAGCGGTGTCGTGCTCGATATGAGCTCGCCCCTGGTATTTGGGGGCGTCTGTTGTCATTGCTCCGCTGTCGAGTCTTCTGACCGAGGAAACTCCATATGGAATGCGGTCTGGCCATTGGATGAAGTGCACCAGATTTTGCCCTGGTGCGCCTCGACGATGGAGCGCGTGATGGCCAGGCCCAGTCCTGCATTGCTGGGGCTGCCTTCGCGGCGGGCAGGGTCCGCGCGGTAGAACCGGTCGAACAACCATTCCAGGTGTTCGGGCGAGATGGCCTCGCCGGGGTTCTCCACGGTCAGCAGGGTGGATTGTCTGGTCTGGCTGATATTCACCGTGATGGCATGGTGCTCTGGCGTATAGCGAAGGGCATTGGACAGCAGGTTGGAGATGGCGCGGCGGAGCATCAGTACGTCACCCTGAACCTCGCCAGAGCCGATCAGCTTGAGCTCGATAGCATGTTCGTCTGCCAGCAGGCGGTAATACTCGTACAATTTGTCGATTACCTTCTCAAGGGCAATCTTCTTATGTTCTGGAGTGATCAAGCCATTGTCCGCCTTGGCCAAAAAAAGCATGTCATCGATCATCCGCGACATGCGTTTCAAATCATCCAGATTCGAGTGCAGGTTGTCCTCGTAGTCCTCGATATTGCGCTTTCTCGACAGCACCACCTCGGTGTGGGTCATCAGGTTGCTGACGGGCGTGCGCAGCTCGTGCGCAATGTCGGCGGAGAAATTGGACAGCCGCACAAAGTCCTCGTCCAGGCGTGACAGCATGGCGTTGAAGGACGAGACCAGTTGCTGCAGTTCTAATGGCACCGGCGCCAGGGGAATGCGTTCTTTGAGCGACTTGGCTGACATGGCGGCCGCTACCGCAGTGACCTGGCGTAAAGGGCCTAAACCACTGCGGGCCAGCACCCAGCCCAGTGCGGCGCTGACCAGCGCGCTGATGATCAGGCCAATTGCGAACCAGCGCTCCAGCGCGTCGAAGAAGTCCATGTGCGGGGTTACATCGAGCACCAGCATCAGGGTCAGGGGAGGCTCCTGGGCAGGGCCGGTTACCTGCTGGGTCAGGCCACGAAACACCTGTTGCTGATCCTGCCACTCCCAGATGACGTTGCTGGCGATGACGCTGAAGCGCTCCGGAAGATCGAGCGGCCCAGGGTCGGCGAACAGCACCCGCCCGGCGCTGTCCTTGATGATCGCTTTCAGGTCTCTGTGGGCACCGAGCAAGGCACTCAGCTGGGGTTTCAGTGCCGCAAAGTTATCGAGACTCTGCAGTTTTCCGAGAATGCTCTGGACCGCGTGGGCCTTTTCCAGCAGCTCTTGCCGATCAAGGGATTCGAAATGATGCTGGCTGAGACGATTAAAGCTGAGCCCCGCAACGATCAGTACGCCAGTCACTGCGAGCATGAACATCAGGCTCAGGCGTGAGGTCAGGGATAGGCGCCTCATTTGCTCTCCGGGGCGTCCAGCACGTAGCCCATGCCGCGAGCGGTGTGGATAAGCTTGGGCTCGAAGTCATCATCGATTTTCGCGCGCAAACGCCGGATGGCCACCTCGATGACGTTGGTGTCGCTATCGAAGTTCATGTCCCAGACTTGCGAGGCGATCAGCGACTTCGGCAGCACCTCGCCGCGCCGGCGCAGCAGCAATTCCAAGAGCGCGAACTCCTTGGCGGTCAGGTCAATGCGTGTGCCCGCCCGAATGACCCTGCGTTTGAGGAGGTCGACATCAAGATCCGCAATTTTCAGGTGGGTCTGGGTGGGCGTGTTGTTGCCGCGACGCAAGAGGGTTCTGACCCGTGCGAGCAGCTCGGAAAACGCGAAGGGTTTGATCAGGTAATCGTCCGCGCCCAGCTCGAGACCCTTGACCCGGTCTTCCACCCGGTCGCGGGCGGTGAGAAATAGCACCGGAACATCCTTGCCCGCCGCGCGCACCCTGCGCAGCACTTCCCAGCCATCCAGACCCGGCATCATGACGTCGAGGATCAATAAGTCGTACGCCTCACTCAACGCATGCTGCAGCGCATCCGTGCCGGTGGTAGCCCGATCGACGTTGAACCCTGCCTCTCTGAGCCCCAGCTGTAAGTAGGTGCCGGTTTTCGGCTCATCCTCGGCGACCAAAAGTCTCATGGGTTTTTGCTCAAGCGAATGTCGGCCCGAGTGTGCAGTGAAAACCCCGAACCAACCAGCGGCTGACAGAAATGTAATCCGCGCTTCAGGTCGCTGTCAGGCAAAGGTGTTTAAGATAAGACCCTGAGCACCAAGCACCAGCAGACCCGAATGGCGCCGCACGATCAGCTGCGACCCCTCTACTTAGCCCGTTGCCGCATGCACACAGGTTAATGATGCTCGACCTTCACCAATAGACTTCTCCATTTTCGAGGCCTCCCTGATTGCTCCTTTGGCCTGACGGCGCTTTTAGGGCGCCGTATTTTTCGGTGCAGTGCCTAGTAGGCCTGTGTGGCGAGTTCAATGAGTCAATTATGCTTTCTGAGTCCCTGAGACTGAGTTGCCGCTCCTCGCCATAGCCCGCTATGACCCGTTGCACTGCCTTGCCTCAGCGCCTCAGCCCTCCGCACGTGAGTTAAGCAACTAGCCGAACAGGCCACTCGCTCGGCGTTGCCTCAGCAGGCGCTGCGAACAAGGTTCTAGTCGAGATCGCGCCACCGCAGCATGGGGCTGGGCGGTGGCCGGAATGCCGTGGTGAATTCGCCTGCAACGATCCGCTCACTATCAGTTTGGGAGGGGTGGCCAGATTAAGGCCAAGTGACGTCAGCTTGATGAGTATCAATACATCGGGACGGGCTTTGTCTACCCTCACCTGTATAGAACTGAGCAGAACCCGAGTGGGTAAACCAAGGAGATACAGTCATGAGCCATTGGCATAACCCGACTGATCCCTCGCCATCCTTCTGGCGCAGCAAGGCCGGTGTCGCACTGATCATGTTGCTGGTTATCGGCGCGTTCTATCTGCTGCGCGAGCACTACTACCATGCCTCTCAGGCATTGCCCTACCTGCCTTACCTGATTCTGCTGCTGTGCCCTTTGATGCACCTGTTTGGGCATAAGCACGGCGGACATGCGGCGCACCGTAACGCAACAGATGACTCCATGGACGATACAAGGAAATAGCGTATGCACAGCTCTGCGAGCCCTCACGATCCCGCTCACTCCAAGCCTGGTGAAGCGCAACAGGGGGAACTGACGGATCCGGTGTGCGGCATGACTGTCAGCAGCGACAGTCAACTACGCGAACAGTACGAAGGGCAGACCTATCGATTCT encodes:
- a CDS encoding ABC transporter permease, whose protein sequence is MSNPAVAQPIQDTLKSARRLAIKRWLPSVLMPMFGILAFLLFWQMVAGSIDTSLGKFPGPTQVASQFGTLIDEHLREQRRADAFFERQDVRNAEKLAKDPDANVSIRPYTGKPTFFKQIFTSLYTVMTGFLIASLIAIPLGIVCGLSKPIYNAINPLIQIFKPVSPLAWLPLVTMVVSAVYTSSDPLFAKSFVTSAVTVALCCLWPTVINTTVGVANLDKDLQNVSRVLSLSPLSHVRRIVLPAAIPMIFTGLRLSLATGWMVLIAAEMLAQNPGLGKFIWDEFQNGSSNSLGRIMVAVVVIGLLGFALDRLMLMLQRYVSWDKNADLR
- a CDS encoding CmpA/NrtA family ABC transporter substrate-binding protein — encoded protein: MRKATARRSLMKKTLTGLGCVAVMLLTPLSMQIAHAANPEKDELKLGFIKLTDMAPLAIAYEKGFFEDEGLYVTLEAQANWKVLLDRVITGELDGAHMLAGQPLGATIGFGTKADIVTAFSMDLNGNGITMSNAVWEEMKKHVPMADGKPVHPIKADALLPVIEQYKAKGKPFNLGMVFPVSTHNYELRYWLAAGGINPGYYAPAKGDITGTLNADALLSVTPPPQMPATLEAGTINGYSVGEPWNQAAVFKGIGVPVITDYEIWKNNPEKVLGVSKAWADANPETHKRLVKALIRAGMWLDENNNANRQEAVEILSRPEYVGADAEVIANSMTGTFEYEKGDKREVPDFNVFFRYNATYPYYSDAIWYLTQMRRWGQVGEAKPDSWYFDIAKQVYLPAVYRSAANELIAEGKAKAADFPAAGEEGFRPPTSEFIDGLTYDGRKPNEYINQFKIGLKPDSVL
- a CDS encoding heavy metal sensor histidine kinase produces the protein MRRLSLTSRLSLMFMLAVTGVLIVAGLSFNRLSQHHFESLDRQELLEKAHAVQSILGKLQSLDNFAALKPQLSALLGAHRDLKAIIKDSAGRVLFADPGPLDLPERFSVIASNVIWEWQDQQQVFRGLTQQVTGPAQEPPLTLMLVLDVTPHMDFFDALERWFAIGLIISALVSAALGWVLARSGLGPLRQVTAVAAAMSAKSLKERIPLAPVPLELQQLVSSFNAMLSRLDEDFVRLSNFSADIAHELRTPVSNLMTHTEVVLSRKRNIEDYEDNLHSNLDDLKRMSRMIDDMLFLAKADNGLITPEHKKIALEKVIDKLYEYYRLLADEHAIELKLIGSGEVQGDVLMLRRAISNLLSNALRYTPEHHAITVNISQTRQSTLLTVENPGEAISPEHLEWLFDRFYRADPARREGSPSNAGLGLAITRSIVEAHQGKIWCTSSNGQTAFHMEFPRSEDSTAEQ
- a CDS encoding heavy metal response regulator transcription factor, producing the protein MRLLVAEDEPKTGTYLQLGLREAGFNVDRATTGTDALQHALSEAYDLLILDVMMPGLDGWEVLRRVRAAGKDVPVLFLTARDRVEDRVKGLELGADDYLIKPFAFSELLARVRTLLRRGNNTPTQTHLKIADLDVDLLKRRVIRAGTRIDLTAKEFALLELLLRRRGEVLPKSLIASQVWDMNFDSDTNVIEVAIRRLRAKIDDDFEPKLIHTARGMGYVLDAPESK
- a CDS encoding DUF2933 domain-containing protein — translated: MSHWHNPTDPSPSFWRSKAGVALIMLLVIGAFYLLREHYYHASQALPYLPYLILLLCPLMHLFGHKHGGHAAHRNATDDSMDDTRK